GTCTGCATCGGCGAAAGCTGTTCGCGCTGTTTGCATGCCTGCCCTTCCGACGCCGTGCGCCACTTCGGCATCGACAAGCGGGCCTGTGCCGTCGAGGCTCAGGAGTACGGCTTCGGCACCATGCTCAAGTTCTGGGACCGCTTTCACAAAGCCGAGCGCGGCGAAAAGGCAAAGATGTTCACGTCGCGCGAGGTGCTGGGCACCTGGCAGGGTTTTCTGCGCGTGGTCGGCTCCTTCGGCGACTGCCCGCGCTGCCTGGCGGTCTGCCCGGTGGGCAACGACTACCATGCCCATCTGGCCCATATCCAAAAGGTCATCCCCGAGAAGACGCCGGAAAAGGCGGCGAAGGCCGCCGACTTCAAAACCGCCCGCAAACTGGGCGGCGACATCCCCGGGCTCGACGATTGGAACCTGCGTTGGGTGGGACGCGAGGGCTACCAGGGCATCGTCGCCCGCCAGCTTCAGGCCTTCAAGAAATTGCAGGCCGGGCGGGCCGAAGACGAGAGGGAATCCTGATCATGGTGGCCATCTTCAAGTCGGACCTGACGGCCGCCGAGGTCAAAACCAAGGCCCGCGAGCTGGGCGCCGATCTGGTCGGCATCGCCGACGGCCGGGTGATGGACGCCCATCCCCCCGATGGCGATGACCCGCGCCGGCCCAGCGACATCACGGCCCACGACGGCGGCCGCTGCATCGTGCTGGCCAAGCGCCTCAACGCCGGCGCGGCGCGCATCCCGCGCTGGGACGAGCGGCACAAGTACTATAACGACGAGCTCTGCCTGACGCTGCTGGAGGAATGCTCGCTGGAACTGGTCTACTGGCTCGAGGACCAGGGCTTTCCCGCCCTCATCGTGCCGCCGGTGCACGTCGAGCCGCGGCGCTACGGCGGCCAGCCCGGCGAACACCTCAAGCCCATGCTGTCGCTCAGCCATGCCGCGGTCGAGGCCGGGCTGGGTACGCTGGGGCTCAATCTGCAACTGCTGACGCCCGAGTTCGGCCCCCGGGTCATGCTGACAGCGGTGCTGTCGTCGCTGCCGGTGGAGCCCGACCAACGCCTCGGCCAGGCGCTGTGCCACGGCCCGGCCTGCGGGCGCTGCCTGCTGAGCTGCCCCGGCGACGCCGTCGGGCACTGGCAGCGCGACTGGCCGGCCTGCGACCGCTTCCGCTCGCCGCACGGTTTCAAGGCGCTTTCCGACCACGTGGTGGCAATCATCAACGAGCCCGACCCCGGGCAACAGGCCGAGCTGATCCGCTCCGAGAGCACCTTCGATCTCTGGCAGAGCATTCTGCGCGGTGCCGGCGTCATCACCGGCTGCCGGCGCTGCCAGGACGTCTGCCCGGTGGGTGCCGACGCGGACGGGCTGCTGGGCGACGTGCTCGACGAGATCGCCGAGGCGACGCCCGAGAAGGAGGCCCGCCGGGCCACTTTGGCGGCCGCCGGGCCGGAGCCCGAAGCCTACCAAAGCCAGGGCCGCTGGATCGGTACCCTGGAGGAGAACCGACGAGGATCGAAATGAGCCAACATCCCGACCCCTATTCCGACCTGCCGCCACCCTTTTCGCTGCCCAAATCGCGGGCCGAGATCGAAGAGATCCAGCGTCGGCGGAAACGCATAGCGGTCGAAACCGCGCGCCGCGCCCCCTTCTTCGCCGGCAAGCTCGACCACGTCGACCTCGAACGCCTCGACGATCCCGAGGAATGGCGCAAGATCCCCATTCTCGACAAGGAGATGCTGCGGGCCCTTTCCAACGAGGAATTCTATCGCGACTTCTGTATCGCGCCCAGGCGCGAGATCGCCGAATACTGGCGTTCGGGCGGCGCCACCGGGCGGCCGCTCTTTTATCCCCGGACCCATGAGGACATGCGCTACAACATGCCCGGTTTCCGCCGCACCTACGATTGCATGGGCAGCGGGCCCGAGGACATCGCCTTCAATTCCTTTCCGCTCGGCATTCACCCGGCCGGTCATTTGTGGGCCCGGGCCGGTGAGCAAATGGGGCTCGGCATGGTCTGGGCCGGAGCCGGCGCGGCGCTGCCCTCGTCGATCCAGCTCGAGCTCATCGACACCTTCGAGCCCAACCTCTGGATGGGCATGAATTCCTATGGCCTGCATCTCGCCAACATGGCCGAGGCCGCCGACACCGACTTGGCCGGCGGCTCGGTCGAGCGTGTACTGTGTACCGCCGAGCCCATGTCGGAAGCCAAGCGGACCAAGCTGCAGCGTGCCTGGGGGGCCGAGGTCTTCGACTGCTTCGGCATGACGGAATGCACCATGATGGGCGGCGAGAGCCCGGCCCACGACGGCTATCACATGTATACCGACCTGGCTTTCATCGAGGTGCTGGACCCCGACACCCTACAGCCGGTGGCCGAGGGCGAGGTCGGCACGCTGGTGGTGACGCCGCTCTGGGGCAACCACTCGACGCCCTTCCTGCGCTGGTCGTCAGGCGATCTCGTGACGCTGCGCCAGGAAGGCCGACACGACGGGCCCTATGCCGTCTTTCCCGTGCTCAAGCACGCCCAGCGCACGATCGGCTTCTTCAAGGTGCGCGGCATCAACATCGGCCATTCCGAGTTCGAGGACTTCATGTTCGGCCAGGCCGAAGTCAACGACTTCAAGGCCGAGGTGGTGTCGGGCGAAGGCAACGACGAGTTCAGGCTGTCGGTGGAATTCAAGCGCGGCAGCGGCG
This region of Alphaproteobacteria bacterium genomic DNA includes:
- a CDS encoding AMP-binding protein, with product MSQHPDPYSDLPPPFSLPKSRAEIEEIQRRRKRIAVETARRAPFFAGKLDHVDLERLDDPEEWRKIPILDKEMLRALSNEEFYRDFCIAPRREIAEYWRSGGATGRPLFYPRTHEDMRYNMPGFRRTYDCMGSGPEDIAFNSFPLGIHPAGHLWARAGEQMGLGMVWAGAGAALPSSIQLELIDTFEPNLWMGMNSYGLHLANMAEAADTDLAGGSVERVLCTAEPMSEAKRTKLQRAWGAEVFDCFGMTECTMMGGESPAHDGYHMYTDLAFIEVLDPDTLQPVAEGEVGTLVVTPLWGNHSTPFLRWSSGDLVTLRQEGRHDGPYAVFPVLKHAQRTIGFFKVRGINIGHSEFEDFMFGQAEVNDFKAEVVSGEGNDEFRLSVEFKRGSGAEVTQALAGRVKQTFELSLAVVVLETGTLGKEFEKNVKAPRFVDRRE